The Episyrphus balteatus chromosome 4, idEpiBalt1.1, whole genome shotgun sequence genome includes a window with the following:
- the LOC129920286 gene encoding cytochrome P450 4d2-like, translated as MLVGLLLIITFLCLVDYWAKKSRNEMMKNIPTVRNLPIIGAVSELASFNAENLAWKFKSFREKYGKAYKSWVAHVLVLNTSDPKHVEAILNSSKHISKNSLYLMLREWLGQGLLLSDGSKWQHRRKIITPTFHFKILEEFVDVFDQQSSVLVEKLKPKSDGSTVIDIYPLVCLMALDIIAETAMGTQIQAQKDENSRYVKAVNDVTDILALRFMKPHLALKKIFKLFKPKLFNKQLEGVLYMHLFTNRIIEDRRKALNISKSQQNTINVDNQGIKKRMALLDVLLQSTTSNGEPLSDDDIREEVDTFMFEGHDTTTSAISFTLRAIACHPEVQEKLFKEIRELFGDDLDEPIRYRNIHELKYMSCVIKESLRLFPPIPAIGRFIREDFELYNCTIPAGTNVILILWEILRDPDIYEDPMAFRPERHLEVNPKSNSFSYIPFSAGPRNCIGQKFALLEMKCVLTKILRHFELLPLGEDVHPSIKIVLRSKTGVNLGLRSRVY; from the exons ATGTTAGTTGGATTATTGCTGATTATAACATTTCTTTGCCTAGTTGATTACTGGGCAAAGAAATCTAGAAATGAGATGATGAAAAACATACCAACTGTGAGGAACTTGCCTATTATTGGAGCAGTTTCAGAGCTAGCTTCTTTCAATGCAGAAA ATCTTGCTTGGaagtttaaatcttttcgtGAAAAATATGGGAAAGCTTATAAGTCTTGGGTTGCCCACGTCCTCGTTCTTAATACTTCAGATCCAAAGCATGTTGAGGCGATTCTAAATAGCTCCAAGCATATTAGCAAAAACAGCTTGTATTTAATGCTAAGGGAGTGGCTGGGTCAAGGTTTGCTTCTTAGCGATGGATCAAAATGGCAACATAGACGGAAGATTATAACTCCGAcgtttcatttcaaaattttggaagaATTCGTCGACGTATTTGATCAACAGAGCTcagttttggttgaaaaattaaaGCCTAAATCTGATGGATCAACTGTTATTGACATATATCCACTAGTTTGTTTAATGGCATTGGATATCATTGCAGAAACAGCTATGGGAACACAAATCCAAGCTCAAAAAGATGAAAATTCGAGATATGTAAAAGCAGTTAACGA TGTCACTGACATCCTAGCATTGAGATTTATGAAACCCCATcttgcactaaaaaaaatatttaaattattcaaacCAAAACTCTTTAACAAACAATTGGAAGGTGTTCTCTATATGCATCTTTTTACAAATCGAATAATCGAGGATCGGCGTAAAGCTTTAAATATATCGAAAAGTCAACAAAATACTATCAATGTGGATAATCAAGGTATAAAGAAAAGGATGGCTTTACTAGACGTACTCCTTCAATCTACTACTTCAAATGGAGAGCCCTTGAGCGACGATGATATTCGAGAAGAAGTAGACACATTTATGTTCGAAGGACATGATACTACAACTTCAGCTATTTCCTTTACATTAAGAGCAATTGCATGTCATCCAGAAGTTCAGGAAAAGCTTTTCAAAGAAATCAGAGAATTGTTTGGAGATGATTTGGATGAGCCGATAAGGTATCGGAATATTCATGAATTGAAATACATGAGCTGTGTTATAAAGGAATCATTAAGGTTGTTTCCTCCTATTCCAGCTATCGGAAGGTTTATTAGAGAAGATTTCGAATTGT ATAATTGTACCATTCCGGCGGGTACAAATGTTATCCTTATTCTTTGGGAAATCTTAAGGGATCCTGATATTTATGAAGATCCTATGGCATTTAGACCAGAGCGTCATCTAGAAGTCAACCCAAAATCGAATAGTTTTAGTTATATTCCATTTAGTGCTGGCCCGAGAAATTGTATTGGACAAAAATTTGCATTGCTGGAAATGAAATGTGTACTTACTAAGATATTGAGGCATTTTGAACTGCTTCCACTAGGTGAAGATGTTCATCCATCTATTAAGATAGTATTAAGATCTAAAACAGGAGTGAACTTGGGTTTAAGGTCAAGAGTGTACTAA